The genomic region TTACGATTGAAGAACGTTTGCTAGAAATTCTGGAGGTAGGGAGTGAACCTCTCTATTATTTAATCAGACACGAACTTCAGCAGATATGGAAATCAAAACATAAAAGGGATAGCAACATAATTTTTGATGTTCCAACCGAAGGCGATCGTCTTATACTTAATGGAAGAGTTCTTTTTCATGAAGAACAAATAAGTGAGATAATTTCAAAAACACAACAAAATAAGGGTGGACAATTCTTGTGGCTTTGCAATGATACCTGGGCCGCAATGTATATTCCGGAAGAAAAACGAGGACCCGGTAGTGATGAGTTATTTGATGGGAAGTTTGATTACAATTTGTTCAATAACCAGATGTACATGGATGTGGGAGTCATTACCTATCCTTGGGAACTTAATAGATATAACGCGAAAATGATTCGCAGTGATTTTGGATTTATAACAAAGAGATTACAAAAGCTTCGGTTCCCACCTTTACATAAGCAAGTGGCGATACTTAACGCAGAAAATCTGATTATCGGGAAACATTCGGAAATTTATCCATTTGTAACGTTAGATTGTACACATGGGCCTGTTATTATAGGTGATAATGTAACTATTGAATCGGGGGCTTATATCAAAGGTCCGGTGTGTATTGGAGACAACTGTCTGATATCAGCTAATACAAAACTATACACAAACACTACTCTCGGGGAAACCTGTAAGGTAGGAGGAGAGATAAGCCATTCCATTATTCATGGATTCAGCAATAAGAGGCATTCAGGTTTTCTTGGAAATTCCTATATCGGAAAGTGGGTTAACCTTGGAGCGGGTACCAATACCAGCAATATGAAAAATAATTATAATGCAATTTCTGTACGGCTCAATGGGAAAAAGATAAATACAGGGCAGCAATTTTTAGGTCTGTATATGGGAGATCACTCAAGGTCAGCCATCGACACTTCCTTTAATACTGCCAGTTTTATTGGGGTTGGATGTAATATCTTTGGAGAAGGCATTCCAAAGAAAAATGTCAGAGATTTTACTTGGGGAGGAATAGAGGATTTTGAATTGTACGAATTTAAAAAATTTATAGAAAATGCCCGAAGAATGATGATCCGAAGAGAAATTGAGCTAAGTGATGAAGAGATATTATTGCTCAAATCTTTGCATAACTGTCGTACTACAGAATTAGGATCGAAGGTAAATTTATCAGTAATAAAAGGGAATGGATTCGATTCATCAGGAGAATAGAATAATCATCATTTACTCTTGAAATATCAATTTATCCTAAAGAGAAGTATAGATAAGTAAGAGAGAACATAAATTTAAAATTTTAAAAAGGGATGCCTTCTATGATTCTGGAAGAGATCCAAAAAATAGAAAAACGACTTGATTTAAATCTTGAAAAATTTGGCCGTAAAAAGGTTTCAATGGGTGAACCCATTAAGATTTATATCATAGACGATGAAAAACAATTTCACGGGCTTTCAACACAATGGAGAAAACTTACTGAAATTGCTGAGGCTCCTGTTTATATGACATTTGAATGGATTTCCAGTTGGTGGAAACATTTCGGAAAGCATCCAAAACGATCACTTTACATTTTAGCAGTTTATCGGGGGGCAGAGATTGTGAGTATAGTACCTTTTTTTAAAGGAGTCTCTTCCATAGGGCCTGTAAATATTCAGCAAAGATTGAATTTGATGGGTTCTGGAGTAAGTAAAAATGAGGTGCTTGGGTTTAGTGATGATTATGGGTACAGTGATTTTTTAGACGTGATTGTACATCCTGACTACAAGAAAGAAGTCGCGGAAGAAGTTGCAGATTTACTGCTATTAAATCCTATGGGGGCTGATTTAATTAGTTTTCAGCATATAAGTGACGAGAGCTTTATAGCAACAGAAATTTTACCCCTGCTCGACGAAAAGAAAGGATTTTACCAGCTGGAAAAAACAGATGAGTGCCCCTATATCCCTCTGCCTGATTCACTGAACAAGTATAAAAATGATTTAGGTTCCAGTTCCAGGCGTCGAAGGTTTAAAAAAAATTTGAAACCTATTGGTAAAAAATACTCCGTTGAGAAAGTTGTTTCCTGGGGAACGGTACAAAAAGGATTAGAAGAACTTTTTGAGTTACATCAGGATCGATGGAACAGTCTTGGATATCCGGGACTTTTCTTTGATAAACGATATTATGATTTCATAAAAGAACTGTGCCAAAAAGCAGTTGATAATGAATGGCTGTGGTTTCGAATAGGCAAAGATCAGGAAGGAACCTGTGCAGTCCGCCTGGCATTGAATTATAAAGGTCGTTTTTATGATTGGTTGACAGGTTTTGATATGACGTCTCCGGTATCTGATTATAGTCCGGGACTGGGGTTGCTTGCATTAATGATTAAAGATGCCATCGAATCCGGTGCTGACAGGATAGAATTATTACGTGGAGATGAACGCTATAAATTTGATTTCACAAAAAAAACCAGAAGTAATTGGAGACTTACAATCCCCTCTAATAAAGAGGGAACAGTTGTGCAGAAGCTATTAAATCAAGGACTTAAGAAAGTGGCTAAAATTTATGCTCAATTAAATTTAGAACGCACGCTTCTTAAGGTTCAGTATGAGCAGGTGGGTCCTCTTAGAATGATTTTTTCCTATGCTAATTTTCGGACACAGCGACTCATAGAAAAATTAAAGGCTACTAAGCTTTTTAAATAAAGAAAGAATTAAGGAGATAAATTGATTGACAGCAAGGTAATATCAAAAGAGAAAGCCGATGATGAAATCCACCCATCGCTAAAGCTAGAGGTTATTTCTAAAACATCAGACTTTGATTCATTAAAAGAGGAATGGAATACACTGGCTGAACAAACCGGTGTTCACATTTTTCAAGCATTTGAATGGCAACGAACCTGGTGGGAAGTTTTTGGCGGAAATAATAAACTCCATATTCTTCTTTTTCGATATAGGCATGAACTGATAGGGATTATGCCTTTTTTTCTGGATTCTTTTAGAGTTTTTGGTTCACCTGTATATCGTTGTTTAAGGCTGCTTGGTTCCAGAGTAATACAGCCGGAATCAGGAGCAATTCCTGTTGAACTAGCTTTTAGTGATTACTTATCAGCGATTATTCATCCTGACTATAAAAGGGAAGTATTAACATGCCTTCAGGAATATCTACAATCTAATTCAGATTTTTATGATGAAATTATCTTGGAAGAAATTCCACAAGAAGATGTTCTGATTGATAAATTTCTTCCCGAAATGAAGCAAAGAGGATGGAAATCAAAAACCAAAGAGGCTTCTGTTTGCCCACAAGTTCATTTTCCTGAAGAATGGGATGAATTATTAAGTGATTTAAGCAGTAATGCCCGCTATCAGATTAGGAGAGACATACGACGTGTTACGGAGGATGGAATATTTGAGTTGCATACCGCTGAATCATTAGAGGAATTGAAACAAGTCTTTCAGGAACTTGTGTATTTTCATCAACAACGTTGGCATAATCTTGGCCAGCCGGGTATTTTTGCTGATAAAAGAATCACAGAATTTTTTGAAAAAGTCACAATGCGGCTTTATAAACAGGGTCAGGTGATTTCAAAAACTTTATCTGCCGAAGGGCAGAATGTAGCCATCGATTTATATTATAAATACAACAACCGGATTTATATGATTCAGCGTGGTTTTGATGACACATCTACTTTCAATCAATATGGTCCCGGAAATGTTCTCTTGTATTGTTTTCTCAAAGAAGCTATCGAAGAAGGCATTGAGGTGTATGATTTTCTGCGTGGAGATGAAAAATACAAATTGAGGACAGCAAATCATGTCCAACAGAATTTGGAAGTGATTTTACAAAAAAAAACAGATTTGCAAGAGAGACGCTCTAAAGTGAATAATATGGTGCACAACTATGCTCGAGCAAAGAGAAAATTGTACAATGAAAAGCAGATAATGAAGGTACATATGGAGAAAAACAATCCTGTTTTTGCATTGGGAATATATATGAAGGAGTTCTTTCAACGAGGTATCAGGAAATTGAATTCAAGTACTAAAGTTCCGAAGCCCTGATTTAATTTTAACAAGAGAGACAGAGGTTAATTTATGGACTTGATCAGGTATCGAGAAATATCGAAAGCTAAAGAAGCATTTGCTCGTCACGACAGGGTGATGAAATGGAATGTGAAGCTTAAGTTGGAAATTATAACAGAAAAGAAGTCATGGAGCTCAATTTCAGAGGATTGGAATAGATTAGTTGAAGAATCAAATACCCATATTTTCCAAACCTATGAGTGGCAAAAAGCTTGGTGGAAGTATTTTGGCGAAAATAGCAAGAGACAAAATCTGCATATTTTATGTCTTTATCATAGAGAACGACTTGTAGGAATTGCTCCTTTCTTTATTGATGATTTCAGGATTAATGGCAGGATAAAATATCAGTGCCTTAGGCTCATTGGCTCAACAGTCATGCAAAATGAACATGGAGAAGCTATGGGTAGATTTACTTATACCGATTATTTGGACCTGATTATTTGTCCCGGTTATGAAGAATGTGTGAGCCAAAAAATTACGGACTATTTGGTGAAAGCCGATGCGTTTGATGACATTTTACTAGAAGAAATCCCAGAATACAGCGTGCTGTTTAGTAATTTTATTCCTTTAATTAAGCAACAAAAGGGTGAGTGGAATGTGACTGTTAAGAATTCATCGGTCTGTCCGGTTATAAAACTTCAAAATACATGGGAAGGTTTTTTAGAAAAACTGAGCACCGAAGCAAAAGATCAAATTCGTCGTTTTGAAGAAAGCAGGAAAACTCAAGATAAACAGTCAATACTTAATACCAGAAAGATTACGGATGGGCAGGAGATTAGTGCTGCATATGATCGCTTGGTCAATTTTCACCAGCACCATTGGACTAAACAAGGCAGGCCCGGTGCTTTTGGAAAACGATTAAAGTATGAATTTTATAAAGAGATGATCTCCATTTTCCATGAACGGGGATGGGCGCAGTTATGGGAGATTACCGCACCTTCGGAGGAGGACCAATGTTTAGCAATTGATTTACTTTTCGTTTTTAATAATACCATTTATCTGGTTCAGCGTGGATTGAAATACACTTCAGCTTTTACAGAATTTAAGCCGGAAAATTCACTGTTATATAATGTTTTAAGAGAATCGATCCGAGACAGAATGGACAGATTTGATTTATTGAGAGGAGCCGAGGATTATGCATTCAAACCCGGAACTCATGATGTACAGACCAAAAATATTCTGATCCGGAAAGTTCGAAGATCAAGCATGAGATTATTTATTTACGATCATTTTTTTACCCGATATATCTCAATGAAAAAGAGAATTCGGTTTGAACGAAGAGTTCTTGAAGCTTACATGAAACAGGGGTCTGCAGTATTTGCCGTGGGCAGTTATATCAATGGCTTTTTTGAAAGAGCCATACTTAAAATCAGTCATCTAATAAACGGAAAAGGAACTAAGCATCCAGTTAAATGAAGATATTACATGTTTTTCCTTACCTGCCAACACCTCCGAATTTCGGAGGCGCACTTCGTATTTATTATATCTTGCAGCACCTGCACAATAATCATGATGTGACTGTGGCCGGCTTCAGTACAAATGGTAACCTGGAACAATTTCATGAAACCTTTCCCGGACTTAAAGGGAAATCACATTTTATCAGCCGCCCATGGAAAAAGAAGTTTCGGAAATTAATACAGATGTATTCTTTATTCACGAATCACAGTTACTGGTATACAACGGTATTTTCAAAAAAATTACAGCATACTATCGACCAATTGCTGTTAGAAAATGCATTCGACCTCATCCAATTTGAGTTTCCTGTGATGGGAAGATTTGTTAAAAATACTGATGCCATAAAAATTTTGGATGCCCATAATGTGGAGTATGATAATTTCAAGCGTATGTCTAATCTGAAAGGATCGAAACTAAAACAATTCTTTTACCGACATGAGTACGAGAAATTATTTAATGAAGAAATTAAGATTTGCAGTGAACAAGATGCTGTTTTTACTACCAGTAACAGAGATCAAAAGCTATTGGATAAGGATGTACCTGAAGTTTCTAAATTTGTAATCCCGAACGGGGTAGATGTTTCTTATTTCTACCCTTCGAAACAAAAGTATGAATCTGCTTCTCTTGTTTTTACGGGTATGATGGGATACGTGCCAAACTATGAAGGAATAATCTGGTTTTTAGACAATATTTTTCCATTAATTCGAAAAGAGATACCAAATATAAAAATTTATATAGTCGGAAAGAATCCTCCACAGAAGCTGCGTAAAAGAGCAACAGGTAATATCATTGTAACAGGTTTTGTGAAAGATGTCCGGCCCTATGTCTGGCGCTCGAGTGTATATGTGGTTCCCCTGAGGATGGGAGGAGGAACGAGGTTAAAGGTTTTAGAAGCTCTGGCCATGAAAAAGCCGGTGGTTACAACCAGCATTGGTTGTGAGGGCATAGATGTAACCAATGATGAAACGGTGTTGAAAGCTGATAATCCCGAAACCTTTGCCGATTCAGTAATCAAATTAATCGGGAGGAAAGAACTCAGAGACAGGTTATCACAAAATGGCCATGAACTAATACATTCGAAATATCGATGGGATGCTATTGGCAACCAAATAGAGGAAGCCTATTCAAAATTAATGCAAAATTCCCTTGCGGGGAAAACTGAGAAAAAAGCGATGGTAGACGAACAATTCTAACCCCATTTAACAGAAGTAGAAAAATATATTCTCAATAAACTTCTCAAATATAAACAAATGAAAAAAAAACAGGATAATCTACCAGTTCCGGCATTTGTTTGTGGAGAAATTGGGCTTGTTCAAAGCTTGGGTATTGCCGGTATTCCAGTGTATGTGGGATCAGAATATGAAGAAAATTTAGCTTTTTACTCTTGCTTTGCCCAGAAAAAAATATTGATGCCTCCTTATGATTCCGGAAAATTTATTGAAAAACTATTGGAATTTGGGGACCGTGTAGCTCATAAACCCTTACTTTTCACCGATGATGATCAGGCGTTATTGGCTATTTCCCGAAATAGAAGAGCTTTACAGCAAAAGTATCGCTTTTTATTGCCGGCTGAAAGAGTGGTTGAACAAATTCATGATAAACAACAATTTTATAAGAAAGCAGGAGATTGTGAGCTTCCGGTACCCGAAACTTATACAATCACATCCTATAGTACGTTGAAAGCCATACAGCATAAGCTTTCATTTCCATGTATTCTTAAACCTGCCAATACCAAAGATTGGAGAAATGATGAGTTTGTTAAAATTTTTGGTTCAAATAAGAAGGCCATTCGGTGTGACAATAATAATGAGGTATTACTTTTTTATAAGAAAATTTCCAAAATAAACCCTAAAGTAATTCTCCAGGAATTTATAGAGGGAGAAGATCATCGCCATTACAGTATAAATATGTACTTCGATAAAGAAGGGAATTTGAAAGGTTATTATTCTTATCAAAAGCTGAGAATGTATCCTATTGGTGCAGGAAGAGGAAGTTTTTTTGAAACCGTCCATGATCGGGAAATTCTGGAAAAGGCTATTGATGCAGCAAAAAAATTTGAAATGCGGGGTTTAGTTAATCTCCAGTTTAAAAAAGATTGTGATTCGGGGATATTGAAATTAATCGAGATGGAGGCGCGCTTAAGTATATCCAGTTTTTTGGGCCCTGCATCCGGGATGAATCTTGCAGAACAATATTATTATGATCTGATCGGATGGGAGGCAAAGACAACCAATAATTATCGTCCGGGCATCAAGTACGCAGATTTATTGAGAGATATTAAAGCATTTGTTGCATATCGAAGACAAAAAAAATTATCATTTAGAAATTGGATAAGATCATACAAGGGGAAGTGTGTTTATAGTGGGTATTTGTTAAATGACCCTCGTCCTATGCTGCAAGATATTTGGCTTGTATTTCGGAACCGGGCCATAAAGAACAAAAAATCACAAAAAAAATATAACAGAGAATCGACTTCTAAACTTGTAAAAAGTAAAAGTAGTTAACAATAAATGATCACATTTTGCCGGCATTAAGGGATAAATAAAATTTAAAACTCGACAGGACAGTCACAATTTTAGTTTAAGACTAAGAACTAATGGTTTTCTGTTTTCCTTTGGAGATAAGCACCTCGTTAAGTGATGAAGCTATATCCTGAAGTATAACATTCACCGTTTGCTCAAAATTAGTGTTTTCTATGACCATAACATCATGTTTAAGTGCTTGTTTTTTAATATAATTTTGAATTTTCCTAATCGAGGACATATCACGAATATAATACTCCGGGTCTCGTTTACTGCCCTGAGATCTTTCATAAAATCGCTGAATATGACGCTCTTCGTCTTCAAGATGAAGGATATATTCAAATAATAAGACTTCGCCATTATCATAGCCTAAATCAAGGTAGCCCGGTATAAGGTGCACACCATTCATAACCGTGTTAAGCCCTTCTTTTACGTTTCTTCGAATGTAGGCTAGCACTCCCTGGCTCACAAGACTACTTTGCTGACTAAATCCATAAACTACATTTTTTTGGATAAAAGGATTATTTACAACATGCCCAGCTGTGAAACTTGATTCATGAAGGGTAGGGACGACTTCTTTGGGTAACATATACCTCATAATTTCCCGAATTACATCTGAATTATTAAACCTGTCGATACCAAGTTTCTTGGATACCGCTGAAGCAATGGAAGTTTTACCAACACCGGTCACTCCTCCAATCAAAACAATTACCGGTTTTTTGAGTTCGGAAATTTGGCTTAGAGTTTTAGATAAGCCATCTTTATCGTCAATTTCTTTTGGATATTTTTGTATGAATTTTGAATCTATATTATTACGGTGTGATTGCCCATTTCTCATGTTAATAACTGTATTGATGGTTCTTGGTTAATAGACTCTCGACTATTAAGTAAGTATCAAGAAGTGTGCCAAACGTT from Gracilimonas sp. harbors:
- a CDS encoding glycosyltransferase, translating into MKILHVFPYLPTPPNFGGALRIYYILQHLHNNHDVTVAGFSTNGNLEQFHETFPGLKGKSHFISRPWKKKFRKLIQMYSLFTNHSYWYTTVFSKKLQHTIDQLLLENAFDLIQFEFPVMGRFVKNTDAIKILDAHNVEYDNFKRMSNLKGSKLKQFFYRHEYEKLFNEEIKICSEQDAVFTTSNRDQKLLDKDVPEVSKFVIPNGVDVSYFYPSKQKYESASLVFTGMMGYVPNYEGIIWFLDNIFPLIRKEIPNIKIYIVGKNPPQKLRKRATGNIIVTGFVKDVRPYVWRSSVYVVPLRMGGGTRLKVLEALAMKKPVVTTSIGCEGIDVTNDETVLKADNPETFADSVIKLIGRKELRDRLSQNGHELIHSKYRWDAIGNQIEEAYSKLMQNSLAGKTEKKAMVDEQF
- a CDS encoding GNAT family N-acetyltransferase codes for the protein MIDSKVISKEKADDEIHPSLKLEVISKTSDFDSLKEEWNTLAEQTGVHIFQAFEWQRTWWEVFGGNNKLHILLFRYRHELIGIMPFFLDSFRVFGSPVYRCLRLLGSRVIQPESGAIPVELAFSDYLSAIIHPDYKREVLTCLQEYLQSNSDFYDEIILEEIPQEDVLIDKFLPEMKQRGWKSKTKEASVCPQVHFPEEWDELLSDLSSNARYQIRRDIRRVTEDGIFELHTAESLEELKQVFQELVYFHQQRWHNLGQPGIFADKRITEFFEKVTMRLYKQGQVISKTLSAEGQNVAIDLYYKYNNRIYMIQRGFDDTSTFNQYGPGNVLLYCFLKEAIEEGIEVYDFLRGDEKYKLRTANHVQQNLEVILQKKTDLQERRSKVNNMVHNYARAKRKLYNEKQIMKVHMEKNNPVFALGIYMKEFFQRGIRKLNSSTKVPKP
- a CDS encoding GNAT family N-acetyltransferase, translated to MPSMILEEIQKIEKRLDLNLEKFGRKKVSMGEPIKIYIIDDEKQFHGLSTQWRKLTEIAEAPVYMTFEWISSWWKHFGKHPKRSLYILAVYRGAEIVSIVPFFKGVSSIGPVNIQQRLNLMGSGVSKNEVLGFSDDYGYSDFLDVIVHPDYKKEVAEEVADLLLLNPMGADLISFQHISDESFIATEILPLLDEKKGFYQLEKTDECPYIPLPDSLNKYKNDLGSSSRRRRFKKNLKPIGKKYSVEKVVSWGTVQKGLEELFELHQDRWNSLGYPGLFFDKRYYDFIKELCQKAVDNEWLWFRIGKDQEGTCAVRLALNYKGRFYDWLTGFDMTSPVSDYSPGLGLLALMIKDAIESGADRIELLRGDERYKFDFTKKTRSNWRLTIPSNKEGTVVQKLLNQGLKKVAKIYAQLNLERTLLKVQYEQVGPLRMIFSYANFRTQRLIEKLKATKLFK
- a CDS encoding GNAT family N-acetyltransferase, which produces MDLIRYREISKAKEAFARHDRVMKWNVKLKLEIITEKKSWSSISEDWNRLVEESNTHIFQTYEWQKAWWKYFGENSKRQNLHILCLYHRERLVGIAPFFIDDFRINGRIKYQCLRLIGSTVMQNEHGEAMGRFTYTDYLDLIICPGYEECVSQKITDYLVKADAFDDILLEEIPEYSVLFSNFIPLIKQQKGEWNVTVKNSSVCPVIKLQNTWEGFLEKLSTEAKDQIRRFEESRKTQDKQSILNTRKITDGQEISAAYDRLVNFHQHHWTKQGRPGAFGKRLKYEFYKEMISIFHERGWAQLWEITAPSEEDQCLAIDLLFVFNNTIYLVQRGLKYTSAFTEFKPENSLLYNVLRESIRDRMDRFDLLRGAEDYAFKPGTHDVQTKNILIRKVRRSSMRLFIYDHFFTRYISMKKRIRFERRVLEAYMKQGSAVFAVGSYINGFFERAILKISHLINGKGTKHPVK
- a CDS encoding ATP-grasp domain-containing protein, producing MKKKQDNLPVPAFVCGEIGLVQSLGIAGIPVYVGSEYEENLAFYSCFAQKKILMPPYDSGKFIEKLLEFGDRVAHKPLLFTDDDQALLAISRNRRALQQKYRFLLPAERVVEQIHDKQQFYKKAGDCELPVPETYTITSYSTLKAIQHKLSFPCILKPANTKDWRNDEFVKIFGSNKKAIRCDNNNEVLLFYKKISKINPKVILQEFIEGEDHRHYSINMYFDKEGNLKGYYSYQKLRMYPIGAGRGSFFETVHDREILEKAIDAAKKFEMRGLVNLQFKKDCDSGILKLIEMEARLSISSFLGPASGMNLAEQYYYDLIGWEAKTTNNYRPGIKYADLLRDIKAFVAYRRQKKLSFRNWIRSYKGKCVYSGYLLNDPRPMLQDIWLVFRNRAIKNKKSQKKYNRESTSKLVKSKSS
- a CDS encoding putative sugar nucleotidyl transferase translates to MKLCIVEDQGYQAFYPLTKTRPVFDLRCGKFTIEERLLEILEVGSEPLYYLIRHELQQIWKSKHKRDSNIIFDVPTEGDRLILNGRVLFHEEQISEIISKTQQNKGGQFLWLCNDTWAAMYIPEEKRGPGSDELFDGKFDYNLFNNQMYMDVGVITYPWELNRYNAKMIRSDFGFITKRLQKLRFPPLHKQVAILNAENLIIGKHSEIYPFVTLDCTHGPVIIGDNVTIESGAYIKGPVCIGDNCLISANTKLYTNTTLGETCKVGGEISHSIIHGFSNKRHSGFLGNSYIGKWVNLGAGTNTSNMKNNYNAISVRLNGKKINTGQQFLGLYMGDHSRSAIDTSFNTASFIGVGCNIFGEGIPKKNVRDFTWGGIEDFELYEFKKFIENARRMMIRREIELSDEEILLLKSLHNCRTTELGSKVNLSVIKGNGFDSSGE
- a CDS encoding zeta toxin family protein, giving the protein MRNGQSHRNNIDSKFIQKYPKEIDDKDGLSKTLSQISELKKPVIVLIGGVTGVGKTSIASAVSKKLGIDRFNNSDVIREIMRYMLPKEVVPTLHESSFTAGHVVNNPFIQKNVVYGFSQQSSLVSQGVLAYIRRNVKEGLNTVMNGVHLIPGYLDLGYDNGEVLLFEYILHLEDEERHIQRFYERSQGSKRDPEYYIRDMSSIRKIQNYIKKQALKHDVMVIENTNFEQTVNVILQDIASSLNEVLISKGKQKTISS